AAACACTGAGCTTAACATTACTCCCTTCCCGCCAGAAGATTTTGTAGGGGCGTTCGCGCAGCGGTGCGGATGCACTTAGCATTGCGGAATAACCGTAACTCTTAACCCAAACGTTAATTCCGCAATGCTTCGCCCTCCCAGCATACTAGGCTATGATAAATATAAGCAAACAAGTCTAAAATATCTGTAGATAAAGATCAATTAATTCTTCTGTCTCTATTTCCCATTGACCTATGATTTTCATTAACCCTAAAACCGATTACGCCTTCAAGAAAATCTTTGGTTCCTCTGAAAGCAAAGACATTCTCATTAGCTTTCTCAACGCCATGATTTATGATGGCGTTTCTAT
This genomic interval from Argonema galeatum A003/A1 contains the following:
- a CDS encoding Rpn family recombination-promoting nuclease/putative transposase; amino-acid sequence: MIFINPKTDYAFKKIFGSSESKDILISFLNAMIYDGVS